A DNA window from Maribellus comscasis contains the following coding sequences:
- a CDS encoding AbrB/MazE/SpoVT family DNA-binding domain-containing protein, whose protein sequence is MNRLINMMFINEASYSNKTQFNHLSYLFIFKKSYNYVIAKQKIVVMEVSVIKIGNSKGIRLSKTLLERYKIKDSVELIMEKGQIILKPITKPRKGWDKAFAAMAKNGDDDLLIDDVFDDEDLEEWK, encoded by the coding sequence ATGAATCGTCTAATAAATATGATGTTTATAAACGAGGCAAGTTACAGCAACAAAACTCAGTTCAATCATTTGTCTTATCTTTTTATCTTTAAGAAAAGTTATAACTATGTAATTGCAAAACAAAAGATTGTCGTTATGGAGGTTTCAGTAATAAAAATAGGAAATTCGAAAGGAATCAGGCTGAGTAAGACTTTGTTGGAAAGATACAAGATTAAAGATTCAGTTGAGCTGATAATGGAAAAAGGACAAATTATCCTAAAACCCATTACAAAACCCCGGAAAGGCTGGGATAAGGCTTTTGCAGCAATGGCGAAGAATGGCGATGACGATTTATTGATTGACGACGTTTTTGATGATGAAGACCTTGAAGAATGGAAATAG
- a CDS encoding DUF2200 domain-containing protein: MGNKQDERIAKMTFASVYPLYLEKVEKKGRTKEELHEVIEWLTGFDDKQLQQLINAGVTFDQFFQQAKLNKNAPLITGVICGYRVENIENPLTQQVRYLDKLVDELAKGRKMEKILRAG; this comes from the coding sequence ATGGGAAACAAACAAGATGAGCGTATTGCAAAAATGACTTTTGCATCGGTGTATCCACTCTATCTCGAAAAAGTGGAAAAGAAAGGACGGACAAAAGAAGAATTACATGAAGTAATTGAATGGTTAACAGGCTTTGATGATAAACAACTGCAACAACTTATCAATGCCGGGGTAACTTTTGATCAATTTTTTCAGCAGGCGAAATTAAATAAAAATGCCCCGCTCATTACGGGAGTAATCTGTGGTTATCGCGTGGAAAACATCGAAAATCCTTTAACGCAGCAAGTGCGGTATTTAGATAAATTGGTGGATGAACTGGCCAAAGGACGAAAAATGGAAAAAATTCTCCGAGCCGGTTAA